A region from the Acipenser ruthenus chromosome 13, fAciRut3.2 maternal haplotype, whole genome shotgun sequence genome encodes:
- the nomo gene encoding BOS complex subunit NOMO1, with protein MVMVWVFLVFLSAELALIKGEDIVVGCGGFVKSDLEINYSLIEIKLYTKQGSLKYQTDCAPINGYFMIPLYDKGDFVLKIEPPLGWSFEPTSVALHVDGVTDICTKGEDINFVFTGFSVSGTVLSKGQESGPGGVQVSLRKSGDDADLQTIQTQPGGKYTFLKVLPGNYDIFASHPTWTLQQGTTSVRVSNTNAQATAPLVVGGYDVSGAVRSDGEPMKEVTFLLFSSTVKKEDISGCSLASVEGYESEEDSLSYLCSVLSREDGTFTFSTLPSGEYTVVPFYRGERITFDVAPSRMDFKVEHNSLKLEPVFRVMGFSVTGRVLNSPGGEGVPDATVTLNDQIKVLTKGDGSFRLENMTTGTYTIRTNKESMFFEPITVKIAPNTPQLPDIITAGFSVCGQILISLLAEGIKQQGRYRVTLTSQDKEKTSSRTVESDHQGAFCFQAKPGEYNIQVSLPESEVKAGLALLPKSLAVSLVDRPLEDLRFTQFMASVSGKISCLAVCGDLTVTLQPVSRQGEKRSAQLSGKRDSIPFSFDSVLPGKYKVSIGHEEWCWKHKSVEVEVLEEDVLGVEFKQTGYMLRCSLSHAITLEFYQDGSGPENVGVYNLSKGVNRFCLSKPGVYKVTPRSCHQFEQDFYTYDTSAPSILTLTAIRHHVTGVITTDKLMDVTVTIKSSIESEPALVLGPLKSLQEQRQEQQLQEIELRRQERERRGEGEGKESPPIQERAEDLHGPFSYEFSYWARAGEKITVTPSSKELLFYPPEVEATITGESCPGQLVEVEGKAGLFLEGQIHPALEGVEITISEKGAVTPLITVATNEGGSYSVGPLHRDLEYSITASKEGFVLSPVEGTQGGFKAFALAGVAFEIKSEDSQPLSGVLLSLSGGQFRSNLLTQDSGVLAFNNLSPGQYYFKPMMKEYRFEPASQSIEVEEGQTLNIAITGYKTAYSCYGTVSSLSGDAEQGVSVEAVGQGDCSLYAEDTVTDEEGKFRLRGLLPGCKYLIQLRAEGNDHIERALPQHRAIEVGNSDIEGVNIIAFRQINQFDLSGNVITSPDFLPTLWVKLYKTDNLDNPVQTVSLGQSLFFHFPPLLRDGENYVMMLDSTLSRSQYDFSLPQVSFSSSGYHKHVTLTFNPTRKLPDQDVAQGSYIALPLTLLLLLAAYNHEKVIPVLVQLASRAQGVRGLGQAGGDSSALEDAKRQAKRSKTRRT; from the exons ATGGTGATGGTGTGGGTGTTTTTGGTGTTTCTGAGCGCAGAGTTAGCTCTTATTAAAGGCGAGGATATCGTCGTTGGCTGCGGGGGATTCGTGAAGTCGGACCTGGAGATTAATTATTCCCTAATCGAG ATAAAGCTGTACACTAAGCAGGGATCACTGAAGTACCAGACAGACTGTGCCCCCATTAACGGGTACTTCATGATACCACTCTATGACAAG GGCGATTTTGTTTTGAAGATTGAGCCTCCACTTGGATGGAGTTTCG AGCCTACCAGTGTTGCTCTCCATGTGGATGGGGTGACTGATATCTGCACCAAAGGAGAGGACATCAACTTTgtcttcactggcttctctgtCTCTGGAACA GTGCTGAGCAAGGGTCAGGAGTCTGGGCCTGGTGGGGTTCAGGTGTCCTTGAGGAAGTCTGGAGATGATGCTGACCTGCAAACCATCCAGACACAGCCAGGGGGCAA ATACACATTCTTGAAGGTGCTGCCTGGTAACTATGATATCTTTGCATCTCACCCCACATGGACCCTGCAGCAG GGTACCACCTCTGTACGTGTTTCTAACACCAATGCCCAGGCCACAGCACCCCTGGTGGTAGGGGGGTATGATGTCTCTGGAGCCGTGCGCAGTGATGGGGAGCCCATGAAGGAGGTCACCTTCCTGCTGTTCTCCTCCACCGTCAAGAAAGAG GATATCTCTGGCTGCAGCCTGGCCTCGGTGGAAGGCTATGAGTCTGAAGAAGACTCACTGTCCTACCTCTGCAGTGTGCTGTCCAGAGAGGATGGCACCTTCACTTTCTCAACCCTCCCCAGTGGAGAGTACACTGTG GTACCTTTCTATAGAGGAGAGAGAATTACCTTTGATGTTGCTCCATCACGGATGGACTTCAAAGTAGAGCACAACAGTTTAAAACTAGAG CCCGTTTTTCGTGTGATGGGATTCTCTGTGACTGGCAGGGTTTTGAACAGCCCAGGAGGAGAGGGTGTACCCGATGCCACTGTGACCCTCAATGACCAAATAAAAG TACTGACGAAGGGCGATGGTTCTTTCCGCTTGGAGAATATGACTACAGGGACCTACACCATCCGAACCAACAAGGAGAGTATGTTCTTTGAGCCGATCACTGTCAAAATCGCTCCAAACACACCCCAGCTCCCTGACATCATCACTGCAGG gTTCAGTGTGTGTGGCCAGATCTTGATCTCGCTCCTGGCCGAGGGGATTAAGCAGCAGGGCCGCTACAGAGTGACACTTACCTCCCAGGACAAGGAGAAGACATCCTCCCGCACCGTTGAGTCTGACCACCAGGGGGCGTTCTGCTTCCAGGCCAAGCCGGGAGAGTACAACATCCAG GTGTCTTTGCCTGAGTCAGAGGTGAAGGCAGGTCTGGCTCTTCTTCCCAAGTCCCTGGCTGTGTCTCTGGTCGACAGGCCCCTGGAGGATCTCCGCTTCACTCAGTTCATGGCTTCTGTCTCTGGAAAGATCTCGTGCCTGG CTGTCTGCGGTGACCTCACAGTGACCTTGCAGCCTGTGAGCCGCCAGGGTGAAAAGCGCAGCGCTCAGCTCTCTGGGAAAAGGGACTCCATCCCGTTCTCCTTCGACAGTGTCCTACCCGGCAAATACAAAG tgagTATCGGACACGAGGAGTGGTGTTGGAAACACAAGTCTGTGGAGGTGGAGGTGTTAGAGGAGGACGTGCTGGGGGTGGAGTTTAAGCAGACTGGATACATGCTGCGTTGCTCGCTGTCCCATGCCATCACACTG GAGTTTTACCAGGATGGCAGCGGTCCTGAGAATGTGGGGGTTTACAACCTGTCCAAGGGAGTCAATCGCTTCTGCCTGTCCAAGCCAG GTGTGTACAAGGTCACTCCACGCTCATGTCATCAGTTTGAGCAGGACTTCTACACTTATGACAC GTCTGCTCCGAGTATCCTGACTCTGACCGCCATTCGGCACCATGTGACTGGGGTCATCACCACAGATAAGTTAATGGACGTCACTGTTACCATCAA gTCCTCCATCGAGAGTGAGCCAGCCCTAGTGCTCGGCCCTCTCAAGTCCCTCCAGGAGCAGCGTCAGGAGCAGCAGCTGCAGGAGATTGAGCTGCGCAGACAGGAGCGGGAgcggagaggggagggggagggcaaGGAGAGCCCCCCCATCCAGGAGAGAGCTGAGGATCTGCACGGGCCCTTCAGCTACGAGTTCTCCTACTGGGCTAG GGCTGGTGAGAAGATCACTGTAACCCCTTCATCCAAAGAGCTGCTGTTTTACCCTCCTGAGGTCGAGGCCACCATCACTGGAG AGAGCTGCCCAGGTcagctggtggaggtggaggggaAGGCAGGTCTCTTCCTGGAGGGTCAGATCCACCCAGCGCTAGAGGGAGTGGAAATCACCATCTCTGAGAAGGGGGCAGTCACGCCGCTAATTACTGTCGCCACCAACGAGGGGGGATCCTACAG TGTGGGCCCCCTCCATCGGGACCTCGAGTACAGCATCACTGCCAGCAAGGAGGGCTTCGTGCTCAGCCCGGTCGAGGGCACACAGGGGGGCTTTAAGGCCTTTGCACTGGCAGGTGTCGCCTTTGAG ATCAAGTCCGAGGACAGCCAGCCTCTCTCGGGAGTTCTGCTGTCTCTGAGTGGAGGGCAGTTCCGCTCCAATCTGCTAACCCAGGACAGCGGAGTCCTCGCCTTCAACAACCTG AGCCCCGGCCAGTATTACTTCAAGCCTATGATGAAGGAGTACCGATTCGAACCTGCTTCCCAGTCGATCGAGGTGGAGGAGGGGCAGACTTTGAACATAGCCATCACCGGGTACAAGACTGCATACAG cTGTTACGGCACAGTGTCGTCTCTGAGCGGTGATGCTGAGCAGGGTGTGTCTGTGGAGGCGGTGGGGCAGGGCGACTGCAGCTTGTATGCTGAAGACACGGTCACGGATGAGGAGGGCAAGTTCCGCTTGCGTGGCTTGCTG CCGGGATGCAAGTATCTGATCCAGCTGCGAGCCGAGGGCAACGACCACATCGAGAGAGCACTGCCTCAGCACCGAGCCATCGAG GTTGGCAACAGCGACATTGAGGGTGTGAACATCATTGCCTTCCGACAGATCAACCAATTTGATCTGAGTGGCAATGTGATCACCTCTCCTGATTTCCTCCCCACGCTCTGG GTGAAGCTTTACAAAACTGACAATCTGGATAATCCTGTTCAGACTGTGTCTTTGGGACAGTCTCTGTTCTTCCACTTTCCGCCACTGCTACGTGACGGAgag AACTATGTGATGATGCTGGACTCCACACTCTCTCGTTCGCAGTATGATTTCTCTCTGCCTCAGGTCTCCTTCAGCTCCTCTGGTTACCACAAGCATGTCACGCTGACCTTCAACCCCACG CGTAAACTGCCTGACCAGGATGTGGCCCAGGGCTCCTACATTGCACTGCCCCTCACCCTGCTGCTCCTGCTGGCTGCCTACAACCATGAGAAG gtGATCCCAGTGTTGGTCCAGCTAGCGAGCCGTGCTCAGGGGGTGCGAGGGCTCGGTCAGGCAGGAGGAGACAGCTCTGCCCTTGAGGATGCCAAACGCCAGGCCAAGAGATCGAAAACCAGGCGCACATGA